Proteins from a genomic interval of Rhizobium etli CFN 42:
- a CDS encoding YicC/YloC family endoribonuclease, producing the protein MALQSMTGFARREGTSGRWRWAWELRSVNGKGFDLRLRLPPGLERMEAEVRRLAGESFSRGNLQASLSVTADENRFEAVLNREALAAVLAMREQLAGVIDPAPLKLDTLLLVRGIVEFREGEDAEEALAARDADIAAGLMAALADLRAMREQEGAALSRILLDHVATIEGLTRTIEMDPSRSPQEIASRLVAQVALLMDGMAAFDRDRLHAEAALLATKADLREEIDRLKAHVAAARDLLVKGGPAGRRLDFLAQEFNRESNTICSKSNASAVTAAGIELKVVIDQFREQVQNLE; encoded by the coding sequence ATGGCTTTGCAGTCCATGACTGGTTTTGCGCGGCGCGAGGGAACAAGCGGCCGCTGGCGTTGGGCATGGGAGCTGCGCTCGGTCAACGGCAAGGGTTTCGACCTGCGCCTGCGCCTGCCGCCCGGCCTCGAACGCATGGAGGCGGAGGTCCGCCGCCTTGCCGGCGAAAGCTTCAGCCGCGGCAACCTGCAGGCTTCGCTTTCGGTCACCGCTGACGAGAACCGTTTCGAGGCGGTGCTGAACAGGGAAGCGCTTGCCGCCGTGCTTGCCATGCGCGAGCAATTGGCGGGCGTGATCGATCCGGCGCCGCTGAAGCTCGACACGCTGCTTCTGGTGCGCGGCATCGTGGAGTTCCGTGAGGGCGAGGACGCTGAGGAGGCGCTGGCTGCCCGGGATGCCGATATTGCCGCCGGACTCATGGCCGCGCTTGCCGATCTCCGGGCGATGCGCGAACAGGAAGGGGCGGCGCTCTCCCGCATTCTTCTCGATCACGTCGCAACGATCGAGGGCCTGACACGGACGATCGAGATGGATCCTTCGCGCTCGCCGCAGGAGATCGCCTCCCGGCTCGTGGCGCAGGTCGCCTTGCTGATGGACGGCATGGCCGCGTTCGACCGCGACCGGTTGCATGCCGAAGCCGCGCTGTTGGCGACCAAGGCGGATCTGCGCGAGGAAATCGACCGCCTGAAGGCGCATGTCGCCGCCGCGCGCGATCTCCTGGTGAAAGGCGGGCCTGCCGGGCGCCGGCTGGACTTCCTTGCACAGGAATTTAACCGCGAATCGAATACCATCTGCTCCAAGTCGAATGCCTCGGCGGTTACGGCCGCCGGCATCGAGTTGAAAGTCGTGATCGACCAGTTCCGCGAGCAGGTCCAGAATTTGGAGTAG
- the gmk gene encoding guanylate kinase: MKPAKSSPVQIARRGLMLVISSPSGAGKSTIARTLLETDKHIGLSVSVTTRPRRPSEVEGVHYHFKSVREFERLRDSDALLEWAEVHGNFYGTPREPVEQAMAEGRDMLFDIDWQGAQQLQEKMSADVVSIFVLPPTMTELQSRLHRRAEDSEEVIQTRLANSRAEIAHWREYDYVIVNDDLNTAFDAVQSIVKAERLRRDRRHGMFDFVRELLEETPSL, encoded by the coding sequence ATGAAACCGGCGAAATCCTCGCCCGTGCAGATCGCCCGCCGCGGTCTGATGCTTGTCATTTCGTCGCCGTCTGGCGCCGGCAAATCCACCATCGCGCGCACGCTGCTGGAGACCGACAAGCATATCGGCCTTTCCGTCAGCGTCACCACGCGCCCGCGCCGCCCGAGCGAGGTCGAGGGCGTGCATTACCACTTCAAGAGCGTGCGCGAGTTCGAGCGGCTGCGTGACAGCGACGCGCTGCTCGAATGGGCCGAAGTGCATGGCAATTTCTACGGCACGCCGCGCGAGCCGGTCGAGCAGGCCATGGCCGAAGGCCGCGATATGCTCTTCGATATCGACTGGCAGGGCGCCCAGCAGTTGCAGGAGAAGATGTCGGCCGACGTCGTCTCGATCTTCGTGCTGCCGCCGACCATGACGGAGCTCCAGTCGCGTCTGCACCGCCGTGCCGAGGATTCCGAGGAGGTGATTCAGACGCGACTGGCCAACAGCCGCGCCGAGATCGCCCACTGGCGCGAATATGATTATGTCATCGTCAATGACGATCTCAACACCGCCTTCGACGCCGTCCAGTCGATCGTCAAGGCCGAACGCCTGCGCCGCGACCGCCGCCACGGCATGTTCGATTTCGTCCGAGAGCTGCTGGAGGAGACGCCGTCGCTCTAA